One genomic segment of Mangifera indica cultivar Alphonso chromosome 6, CATAS_Mindica_2.1, whole genome shotgun sequence includes these proteins:
- the LOC123219581 gene encoding inositol-phosphate phosphatase: MADNDSLARFLDTAVVAAKKAGEIIREGFYKTKHVEHKGQVDLVTETDKACEDLIFNHLKENFPTHKFIGEETTAACGFSELTDEPTWIVDPLDGTTNFVHGFPFVCVSIGLTIGKIPTVGVVYNPIMDELFTGIHGQGAFLNGKPIKVSSQSELVKSLLATEAGTKRDKATLDASTYRIKSLLSKVRSLRMSGSCALNLCGIACGRLDLFYEVGFGGPWDVTGGIVIVQEAGGVVYDPSGKDFDITAQRVAASNPSLREVFVEALKQSE; encoded by the exons ATGGCAGATAATG ATTCGCTTGCCCGGTTCTTGGACACTGCTGTTGTTGCAGCTAAGAAGGCTGGCGAG ATAATCCGTGAGGGGTTCTACAAGACCAAGCATGTGGAGCATAAGGGCCAG GTAGATTTGGTCACAGAAACTGATAAGGCATGTGAAgatctaatatttaatcatcTAAAGGAGAATTTTCCCACACATAAG TTCATTGGAGAAGAAACAACTGCTGCTTGTGGTTTCTCTGAGTTGACTGATGAACCCACTTGGATTGTTGACCCCCTTGATGGAACAACTAACTTTGTGCATGG GTTTCCCTTCGTGTGTGTCTCTATTGGTCTTACTATTGGAAAGATTCCTACTGTTGGTGTTGTTTATAATCCAATAATGGATGAG CTTTTTACTGGTATCCATGGACAAGGTGCTTTTCTGAATGGCAAGCCTATAAAAG TGTCATCTCAAAGTGAACTTGTGAAGTCTCTCCTTGCAACAGAG GCTGGTACAAAGCGTGACAAGGCAACTTTGGATGCTTCTACATATAGAATCAAGAGCTTGCTTTCAAAG GTGCGATCCCTTCGGATGAGTGGTTCCTGTGCATTGAATCTTTGTGGAATTGCCTGTGGAAGGCTTGATCTGTTTTATGAAGTTGGTTTTGGAGGTCCATG GGATGTGACAGGTGGCATTGTGATTGTCCAAGAAGCTGGAGGAGTTGTATATGATCC ATCTGGTAAAGACTTTGACATCACTGCTCAACGAGTTGCAGCTTCAAACCCTTCGCTCAGGGAAGTGTTTGTTGAGGCTTTGAAGCAATCAGAATGA